CGACCTCGGCCGTCATCGTCTTCTGGATCATCCCGTTCATGAGCTTCTTCAGCCCGGTCGGGGTGTAGTCGAGGGCGAACAGCACGCGCGTGCCCGTCCCGTCCGCGGTGAGCGTGTAGACGCCCTCGGGACGCGCGGGCCCGGTGATGACCTCGAACCGCAGCTCCTGGCCGGGGATCGCGGAGGTGATCCGGTAGTCGCCCGCGATCGGCCGTCCTCCTGGCCCGGTGAGCGTCTGCGCGTACACGGCGCCGAGCTCGCCGGCCGACCCGCTGCGCAGCGAGATCTCCTTCACCCCGTCCCGCCAGCGCGGGTTGTTCAGGCCGTCGGCCAGGAACGCGTACACCTCCGCCGCCGGTCGGCCGATGGTGATGGTGCCGTCTGCGTGCGCCATGCCTGCTCCTTCTGCTGCGCCGTCCGTCGGCGCGCGCTGCTCAGATTATGGCCCGCGCGGAAATCTTCCGCGCCCGCGTAACCTTTCGGCCCTGCCGGCGATTAAGTCAGCGAGGGCGTCGGCCTTCCCCGGATGTCAGGAAGGACCTGGATGCCCCTCACGACCCCCGTTCCCACCTCCGTCGTCTCCGCCGCCCCCGCGGAGCCGGCGTCGGGTACGGGTGCCATCGCGGCGTGCTGTGCGACTTCGGTCGCCCCCGTGAAGTCCGCCGCCCATCGTCCCCGCATCACCGCTCCGGCCGGCGTCCGCTTCGCGGAAGTCCCGGCCGGGCTGGAGGGAACCGCCGCGCCAACCCCCCGGGGCGCGCGGATCCCGACCGGCCCGGCCGGGGCGTCGGCCGCCCGGCGGAAGGCGTAGACGATGGACCACTGCCTGCCGCGGGCTCGGGTTTTCGCGGCGGGCGGTGGTGATGGTGGCATCGCACTCCGTGCAGGGGTCGGCCTCCTCCCGTCGGAGTGGCTGATCCCGCTAGAGTGGCCGCGTGAGGCCCGGCCCGTGAAGGATCACGCGCACCGTGAGACCGGCGGTACCGCCGTGCTCTTCACCGACGCCTACCGCACGCACGCGGCGGCGCTGCTGGCCTACCTCCGCTCGCAGGGTGTGGACGATCCGGAGGCGGTGACCCAGGACGTCTTCGTCGCCCTCTACCCGCGGCTGGAGTCGCTCTCAGGCGGGCGGGACGGCCTCCGCGCCCTGCTCTTCACCATCGCGCACGCCCGCGTGGTCGACCACCACCGGCGGCGCTCCCGCGTCCCGGTCGCGATCGCCTACGATCCGCTCACCGACACCCGCAGCACGCCGTCGGCCGAGGACGACGTCGTGCACGACACCGGCGTCGCCGAGCTGCTCGGCCGGTTGACCCCCGAGTACCGCGACGTCATCGCGCTGCGCATCCTGGCCGAGCTCAGCATCGAGGAGGTCGCCCGGATCATGGGGCGCAGCCCCGGGGCGATCAAGCAGCTCCAGCGCCGGGCCCTGCTCGCGCTGCGCCGGGAGGTCGACACCGGCGCCGGCTCCGAGGCCGGCCGGGAACCGGAGGAGGTGCGATGACCGCGAATCCTGCCGATGACCCGGTGCTGCGCCTCCTGGACGAGGCCGGCCTGGCGGACGACGAAACACTCTCCGCCCTCCTCGGCGAACTCCAGGCGACCGCCGCCGCGGAGCCGCCCGCGCCCTCGCGCGACGTGGTGCGGCTGATGTCCGGCCGCCGCCCGGCTGCCTCGTGGTTCGCCCGCCGCGGCGCGCGGACGACCACGGTGGTCCTGCTGGCCGCGGCGCTGGCCGGCGGAGCGTCCGCCGCCGCAGCGGCGAGCCCCGCGTTCCACACGGTGGTCGACGACGCGTTCTCGAGCCTCGCGAGAATCGTCGGGCCCGCCACGCATCCGGAGTCCGCCTCGCCCGATGCGCCGGCGTCGGGGCACGACACCGCGAACGAGGCGACGCCGTCGCCGCGGAACACCGGACATCAGGGCGTGCCAGCGGGCTCGGGCTCGGCGGAGGCCGGAGACGCCCAGAGGGATCAGGCCTCTCCGCCATCGTCGGCTGCGAAGGACGACGCGCAGGCGCAGGCCGCGTCCGACGCCCAGCTCGGCGCGGTGTCGCAGCCCGGAGCGGGCGGAGCGGACGCCTCCGGCGACGGCCCCGGCAAGAGCGCGCCCGCCGGCTCCGGTTCGAGCACGGGCAAGGGCGCCGGAGCTGGTCAGGGCGACGATCAGGGAGCCTCCGGCGCATCATCCACGCAGAAGCGCACCCCCTCGCGCTTCCAGCCTGTTCCCACGCCGTCGCCCCTGCCGACGGCGGCCGGTTCGCAGGTCGGCCGAGGCGGCTCCGCGGGCGGCTCGCAGGACTCCGGCGGTCAGGGCTCCGACCGCTGATCCGCACCCTCCGCGTGCGGCGCGCACCGGGCTAGGGTGTGCGGTGACGAGCGAGGAGGGTGGATGCGTGCGACGGACTGGCTGAGGCGACACGACCCCGACTTCGCCGCCCTGCGCCGCGCAGGCCGTGCCGCGATCGTCATGCCGGTGCTGTTCGCGTTCGGGAGCATCGTCCTCCACGATGGGCAGGTCGCCACGTTCGCGGCGTTCGGATCGTTCGCGATGCTGCTGCTCGTCGACTTCAGCGGGCCGCTCGTCGACCGGGTGCAGGCCCAGCTCGCGCTCGCCGTGGCGGGCGCGGTGCTCGTCTGCCTCGGGACCATCGCGTCGCGGCCGGTCTGGCTCTCGGCCGTCGCGATGGCCGTCGTGGCGTTCGCCGTGCTCTTCGCGGGTTCGGTGAGCTCGGTCACGGCCTCGGCGAGCACGTCCCTGCTGCTGGCGTTCATCCTGCCGGTCACTCTTCCCGGGACCGTCGCCTCGATCGGCCCGCGCCTGCTCGGCTGGGGGATCGCCTCCGTCGTGGCGGTCGTCGCGATCGTCACGCTCTGGCCCGCGCCCGCGCGGGAGCCGCTGCGGGCCCTGGCCGTCGACGCCTGCCGGGCGCTCGCGGCCCGGCTGCGCGCCGAGGCCGCGGCGATGCTCCGCGCGGGCAGCCCCGACCTCGCGGCCGAGCGCGACCGCGCCGTGGCGGAGGCCGACGCGGCGGTCGACGCGCTGCACGCCGCGTTCCTGCGCACGCCGTACCGGCCGACCGGCCTCAGCACGTCGGCGCGGACAATCGTGCGGCTGGTGGACGAGCTGAACTGGCTGAACTCGGTGATCGCACAGTTCGACCACGTCAAGATCACGGCGGCGACCCACGGACCCGTGCACGTCGCCGCGTTCGAGGTGAAGAGTACGTCGGCGGCGGTGCTGGAGGAGGGCGCGACCCTCCTCGCGCAGCACGGCGGCGACCCTGCCGCCCTGGACGCCGCGCTCGCCCTCCTGGTGGAGGCGCGCACCGGCGTGGAGGCCGCAACCATGGCGCTCCCGGTCGGCCCCGACCCGGACGGCGGCCGCCGGGTCGCCGACGAGGTCGTGACGGCGCTCGACCCGGGTTTCCGTGCGCAGGAGCTCGCCCAGGCGGTCGAGACGGTCGCCGGGAACATCGCGCTCACCGCGCAGGCGGAGCGCCG
This genomic stretch from Leifsonia sp. EB41 harbors:
- a CDS encoding SRPBCC family protein; translated protein: MAHADGTITIGRPAAEVYAFLADGLNNPRWRDGVKEISLRSGSAGELGAVYAQTLTGPGGRPIAGDYRITSAIPGQELRFEVITGPARPEGVYTLTADGTGTRVLFALDYTPTGLKKLMNGMIQKTMTAEVGQLPKLKAAIEGH
- a CDS encoding RNA polymerase sigma factor, giving the protein MKDHAHRETGGTAVLFTDAYRTHAAALLAYLRSQGVDDPEAVTQDVFVALYPRLESLSGGRDGLRALLFTIAHARVVDHHRRRSRVPVAIAYDPLTDTRSTPSAEDDVVHDTGVAELLGRLTPEYRDVIALRILAELSIEEVARIMGRSPGAIKQLQRRALLALRREVDTGAGSEAGREPEEVR